AACCGCGACCTCGTACCCGGGTCGGGGCTTCCCGCACGCCGAGCCCCGACCCCGGGAGCAACCCCTCGCGGCGTCCCTGCGCCGTGCCCGAACGACAGAGAAGGACCTGATCACATGCCCACCGGAACCAATGTCGACCTCGTGCACCGCTTTTATCAGGCCCTTCAGCAGGGCGACTACGACAGCTCACCGGCATGTTCCACCCGGACTTCGTCTTCTACCCCCAGATCGACAGCCCCCGGCCCGGCACTGCAGGGTTCATCGACGCGGAGAAGAAGCACCTCGACGCCTTCCCCGGCAACCGCCTGACGGTCCTCGACACCGTCGCCGAAGGAGACAAGGCCGGCGCCTATGCCGTGGTCGAAGGAGACCAGGGCGGCGACTGCTACGGCATCCCTCCGCGCGGAACGCACGTACGTTTTTCCATGTTCAACCTGTTCACGTTCAAGGACGGGAAGATCATCGAGAATCCGGCCCACTACAACCTGGCCGACATCATGGACCAGCTCACGGCCGGCTCCGCCGCCTGACGACACGGGCCTCGACAGGGCCACGCCCTGCACCCCTCCACCGCCGCACACCGACGGCGCCCTTCGCCTCGTCAACGGATTCGAATCAGAACCTTGTCGGGATGCGCCGCGTGCACGTACTTCACGGCAACTCTGGGATGGATACCGAAGAGCCGGACGAGACTGATCGGGTCCGCCGTCTCACGGGCTTCGTCGAGAACGCGGTCAGTCCACAGTTGGCGGGGCAGGAGCCTTGGTGGCCTGGGGTCAGCACGTGCGGCGTTCGCGCAGCCAGTCGGCCACGAGCCGGGTGCTCAGGCCGTCGAGATAGACGATGTGGATGTGCAGGCCCCGTCGAACCGTGATCTTCACGGCGATGCTGACGGGTTCACCCATCGGCAGCTGGCGCGGAACCCGGCCCGTAGGACCGTGGAAGGCCGGGAGAACGCAGGGAAGGGGTTCACCGCGTACGTGAACACCTGCCCGTGGGACTGGATGCTGGTCAGCGGGCGAGTATGTGGCCGTCGTGGGGGCGGTGGTCGCGGGAGCGGCGCAGATCGGTGGTGACGTAGGTGCGTTGCAGCCAGCGGTCTGCTCCGTCGTAGCGGGGGTGGAAAGCGGTGCGGCCGTGGACGGTGACGCGGTTGTCGATGATGACCAGGTCGCCGGGGGTCAGGCACAGGGTGCGGGCGGTCGCCTCGCAGGCGTGGCCGAAGTCGGTCAGTGCCGTAGTGGCCCGGGGGGTGAGCGGGGTGGTGACGAGTTGGGCCATCCGTATGTCGGGGTCCTCGACTGCTCCCGACAGCACCCCTCGGGGCTTGACGTCTGGCTCACTCGTGGCGGCGTCGGGGCCGAAGGAAGGGGGTGGTGCGGTGATGAACTCCGGTGCGAACAGGGCCTGGCGGCTGTCTGGAGTGAGGAGCGGCAGCGCTTGGCGGATGCCGGCGACGCGCATGCCGGCGTGTCGGTCGTGGTCGGCGCGCAGGCACAGGAAGATCACATAGTCGGGTGGGTGGGGGTGGAAGCCGTTCTCGGTGTGGAAGGACAGCGGCACCGATCCGGCGTTGCCGTGGAAGCTCTCCTGGCCGGGCACGGGCACGACGTCCTGCACGAGGGCGCCGGATTTCTCAGCCAGGTAGGCGAGAGGCTCGCCGAGCCCGCAGGCCACCATGGTGAGCACCGCGGCCGAGACGGTGGCCCGGCGCTGGACTGAGCCGGGTACGGACGGTGTCGCGGGCAGGGCCTCTTGGTCGACGGGAAGGCCGCCGATCACCAAGGTGCCATGGGGGCCGGAGTGCCTTCGAAACCGGCGCACCCCACGGCGCAGCGGGAACGGAAGCTCCTCCCAGGCGTCCCGGGCCCGTGCCACCCACTCGGGATTGTCGACCTGGTCGTGCCCGCCGGCGTACAGGGTGCGGGCCAGCCGCTCGCACGCGTCGGCATCGGCCGGGTCAAGTGCCCAGTCG
This Streptomyces sp. NBC_01283 DNA region includes the following protein-coding sequences:
- a CDS encoding TauD/TfdA family dioxygenase, which encodes MPETTPGTTQISTDAADWALDPADADACERLARTLYAGGHDQVDNPEWVARARDAWEELPFPLRRGVRRFRRHSGPHGTLVIGGLPVDQEALPATPSVPGSVQRRATVSAAVLTMVACGLGEPLAYLAEKSGALVQDVVPVPGQESFHGNAGSVPLSFHTENGFHPHPPDYVIFLCLRADHDRHAGMRVAGIRQALPLLTPDSRQALFAPEFITAPPPSFGPDAATSEPDVKPRGVLSGAVEDPDIRMAQLVTTPLTPRATTALTDFGHACEATARTLCLTPGDLVIIDNRVTVHGRTAFHPRYDGADRWLQRTYVTTDLRRSRDHRPHDGHILAR